A stretch of Bradyrhizobium sp. AZCC 2262 DNA encodes these proteins:
- a CDS encoding metal-dependent phosphohydrolase, producing the protein MITIPELVAQALGTFLTSETKSRFGASHARLAEFLPYAARLTLECIGNSDALYHNVEHSLLVTLAGHDILMGRAVLRPTTPDDYANFILACLTHDIGYVRGTVQGDDGESYVADLSGRTIRLPRGSSDASLAPYHVDRSKLFVFEHLDTTEEVDASRIARAIEYTRFPYPEASGDDLIEEEGLLLRAADLIGQLGDPNYLKKSNALFYEFQEIGLTKQLGYDTPADVVYKYPQFYWNNVAPQIQTAIRYLNVTSRGRQWIANLYSNVFRAEREMNLSGPQP; encoded by the coding sequence ATGATCACGATCCCGGAACTGGTGGCGCAAGCCCTGGGCACATTCCTGACCTCGGAAACCAAGAGCCGGTTTGGCGCATCCCACGCGCGCCTGGCTGAGTTTCTGCCCTATGCCGCCCGGCTCACATTGGAGTGCATTGGAAACAGCGACGCGCTCTATCACAATGTCGAGCATTCCCTGCTCGTCACCCTGGCCGGCCACGACATCCTGATGGGACGGGCGGTGCTGCGGCCGACGACGCCCGACGACTACGCGAACTTCATCCTGGCGTGCCTGACCCACGACATCGGATATGTCAGAGGAACCGTTCAGGGGGATGACGGCGAGTCCTATGTCGCCGACCTCAGCGGCCGAACTATTCGCCTGCCGAGAGGCTCGTCCGATGCATCGCTGGCGCCCTACCATGTGGACCGCTCGAAACTTTTCGTCTTCGAGCACCTCGACACCACAGAAGAAGTCGACGCCAGCCGGATCGCCAGGGCGATCGAATATACCCGCTTTCCCTACCCGGAAGCGTCAGGCGACGATCTGATCGAAGAGGAAGGGCTGCTTTTGCGCGCCGCTGACCTTATCGGGCAGCTGGGCGACCCCAATTACCTGAAGAAGTCGAATGCCCTGTTCTATGAATTTCAGGAGATCGGCCTGACCAAACAGCTCGGCTACGACACGCCGGCAGATGTCGTCTACAAATATCCGCAGTTCTACTGGAACAATGTGGCTCCGCAGATCCAGACAGCGATACGCTACCTCAACGTCACCTCAAGGGGGCGTCAGTGGATTGCAAACCTTTACAGCAATGTATTCCGGGCCGAGCGCGAAATGAATCTGTCCGGTCCACAGCCGTGA
- the mddA gene encoding methanethiol S-methyltransferase encodes MHTGPNAAPGAVASLATRLLALCYGGLAYLIFFGTFLYAVGFVSGYVVPKTVDTGSASSPTTALLVNLVLMSIFAVQHSGMARQGFKKLFTRFASPAIERSTYVLLASLSLILLYWQWQPMPMVVWNIEAPVLAGVVTACGFLGWLIVLYSTFLISHFELFGLTQVVTHFAGRVAEPMKFKTPGLYRLIRHPIYLGFIIAFWCTPMMTLGHLLFAAVTTAYIFVGIYLEERDLVAMFGSEYRRYREKVAMLVPGIF; translated from the coding sequence ATGCACACCGGGCCGAATGCGGCACCTGGCGCCGTCGCCTCTCTTGCAACGAGGCTGCTCGCCCTTTGCTACGGCGGCCTCGCCTATCTGATTTTCTTCGGCACGTTTCTCTACGCGGTCGGCTTCGTCTCGGGATACGTCGTACCCAAGACCGTCGATACCGGTTCGGCGTCCTCGCCGACGACGGCCTTGCTGGTCAATCTGGTGCTGATGTCGATCTTCGCCGTGCAGCACAGCGGCATGGCGCGGCAGGGCTTCAAGAAGCTGTTCACGCGCTTCGCCTCGCCTGCGATCGAACGCTCGACCTATGTGCTGCTGGCGAGCCTCTCGCTGATACTGCTGTACTGGCAGTGGCAGCCGATGCCGATGGTGGTCTGGAACATCGAAGCCCCGGTTCTCGCCGGCGTCGTGACCGCTTGCGGCTTCCTGGGCTGGCTCATCGTGCTCTACAGCACGTTCCTGATCAGCCATTTCGAGCTGTTCGGATTGACCCAGGTGGTGACGCATTTTGCCGGGCGCGTGGCTGAGCCCATGAAGTTCAAGACGCCGGGCCTATATCGCCTGATCCGGCATCCGATCTATCTCGGCTTTATCATCGCCTTCTGGTGCACGCCGATGATGACGCTGGGCCATTTGCTGTTCGCTGCGGTGACGACGGCCTACATCTTCGTCGGCATCTATCTCGAAGAGCGCGATCTGGTGGCGATGTTCGGCAGTGAATACCGGCGCTATCGCGAAAAGGTGGCGATGCTGGTGCCGGGCATTTTCTGA
- a CDS encoding formate dehydrogenase subunit gamma — translation MTSAYEPWNEARGVEIIAEHDKLEGATLVILHAMQEAFGYVPEPAIPMIASALSLSRAEVHGVFTFYHDFRHEPAGRHVLKLCRAEACQAAGGDALAARAEAKLGISIGNTTADSRVTLEPIYCLGLCATAPSAMLDGRVVGRLDEARLDALMAEAQR, via the coding sequence ATGACATCGGCATACGAACCCTGGAATGAAGCGCGCGGCGTCGAGATCATCGCCGAACACGACAAGCTCGAAGGCGCGACGCTGGTGATCCTGCACGCGATGCAGGAGGCATTCGGTTACGTGCCGGAACCCGCCATCCCGATGATCGCATCCGCGCTCAGTCTTTCGCGCGCCGAAGTGCATGGCGTGTTCACGTTCTATCATGATTTCCGGCACGAACCGGCCGGCCGGCATGTGCTGAAACTGTGCCGCGCCGAGGCCTGCCAGGCCGCAGGGGGCGACGCCCTCGCCGCGCGTGCGGAAGCCAAGCTCGGCATATCGATCGGAAACACCACCGCCGATTCGCGCGTCACGCTGGAGCCGATCTATTGCCTCGGGCTGTGCGCCACCGCGCCATCGGCGATGCTGGATGGCCGCGTCGTCGGACGGCTGGATGAAGCGCGCCTCGATGCGCTGATGGCGGAGGCGCAGCGATGA
- a CDS encoding formate dehydrogenase beta subunit translates to MTMRIFVPRDAGAVAVGADEVATALERAAVKGGIAVEIIRTGSRGLYWLEPMVEVATSQGRVAFGPVTAVDVPSVFDAMAAGGSHPLKLGLTDEIPWLKRQTRLTFARCGVIDPRSVKDYRDHDGYKGLERALTLTSDEILADVTASGLRGRGGAGFPTGIKWKTVAQAQADRKYIVCNADEGDSGTFADRMIMEGDPFVVIEGMTIAGVAVGATKGYIYIRSEYPHAVAAMNAAITVARRTGYLGERIVGSNHTFDLEVRVGAGAYVCGEETSLLESLEGRRGIVRAKPPLPAHKGLFGRPTVINNVLSFAAIPFILAGGAKTYADYGMGRSRGTMPIQLAGNIKHGGLFETAFGITLGELIDDIGGGTASGRPVRAVQVGGPLGAYFPRALFDTPFDYEAFAARDGLIGHAGVVVFDDCVDMAKQARFAMEFCAVESCGKCTPCRIGSTRGVETIDKIIRGERTAENLAVVEDLCNTMKFGSLCALGGFTPYPVMSALKHFREDFGPAPATLQAAE, encoded by the coding sequence ATGACGATGCGCATCTTCGTTCCCCGCGATGCCGGTGCGGTCGCCGTGGGCGCCGATGAAGTGGCCACGGCACTCGAGCGTGCCGCTGTCAAAGGCGGTATCGCCGTTGAGATCATCCGGACGGGATCGCGCGGGCTCTATTGGCTGGAGCCGATGGTCGAGGTCGCGACGTCGCAGGGCCGCGTCGCGTTCGGTCCGGTGACTGCGGTCGATGTGCCATCCGTATTTGATGCCATGGCCGCCGGCGGTTCGCACCCGTTGAAGCTCGGCCTCACCGACGAAATTCCATGGCTGAAGCGGCAGACCCGTTTGACCTTCGCACGCTGCGGCGTGATCGATCCGCGCTCGGTCAAGGATTATCGCGACCACGACGGCTACAAGGGGCTGGAGCGCGCGCTGACGCTGACCTCGGACGAAATCCTCGCCGACGTCACGGCGTCCGGGTTGCGCGGGCGCGGCGGCGCCGGGTTCCCGACCGGCATCAAGTGGAAGACGGTGGCGCAAGCCCAAGCCGATCGCAAATACATCGTCTGCAACGCCGACGAAGGCGACAGCGGCACCTTTGCCGACCGCATGATCATGGAGGGTGACCCCTTCGTCGTGATCGAGGGCATGACGATCGCAGGTGTCGCCGTCGGCGCCACCAAGGGCTACATCTACATCCGCTCGGAATATCCGCATGCGGTGGCGGCGATGAACGCCGCGATCACGGTCGCCCGGCGCACCGGTTATCTCGGCGAGCGCATCGTCGGCTCCAATCACACGTTCGACCTCGAAGTCCGAGTCGGCGCCGGCGCCTATGTCTGCGGCGAGGAAACCTCGCTGCTGGAAAGCCTCGAGGGCCGCCGCGGCATCGTCCGCGCAAAACCACCGCTGCCGGCCCACAAGGGCCTGTTCGGCCGGCCGACGGTGATCAACAACGTGCTGTCGTTCGCTGCGATCCCCTTCATCCTCGCCGGCGGCGCCAAGACCTATGCCGACTACGGCATGGGCCGCTCGCGCGGCACGATGCCGATCCAGCTTGCCGGCAACATCAAGCACGGCGGACTGTTCGAGACCGCGTTCGGCATCACGCTCGGCGAACTGATCGACGATATTGGCGGTGGCACCGCGAGTGGCCGCCCAGTGCGCGCCGTGCAGGTCGGTGGACCTCTTGGCGCGTATTTCCCTCGCGCCCTGTTCGACACGCCGTTCGACTATGAGGCGTTTGCGGCGCGCGACGGGCTGATCGGCCATGCCGGCGTCGTCGTGTTCGACGACTGTGTCGACATGGCGAAGCAGGCGCGCTTTGCGATGGAATTCTGCGCGGTCGAATCCTGTGGCAAGTGCACGCCGTGCCGGATCGGCTCGACGCGCGGCGTCGAGACCATCGACAAGATCATCCGCGGCGAGCGCACCGCCGAAAACCTCGCCGTGGTCGAAGACCTCTGCAACACCATGAAATTCGGCTCGCTGTGCGCGCTCGGCGGCTTCACGCCCTACCCCGTCATGAGCGCATTGAAACATTTCCGGGAAGATTTTGGCCCGGCGCCGGCCACCCTTCAGGCCGCGGAATAG
- a CDS encoding ABC transporter substrate-binding protein, translating into MAAPRRPRAEPKSSKSRLSADYLNAGFKRGKPVQAILAGMNRRDFIAFLGAAMAWPSAAFAQDSAKVYRIFWVSTDSQPDPFLAGFREGLRARGYIEGKNVTFELHYAPGNPQALREVVSELRRGNIDLAVSSGPATRAMTAVTDVPVLFALSGDPVELGIVNSLGEPGGNFTGSTFLSLELAGKRVELLKEAVPTVRRLAVFSNTLHPGEQSEWRATSEAARALGIETVYVPFAGKSELDKGLAAAGDARADALLVFPDVLTMVHRAKIADFAITHRLPSMFGWGEYCDAGGLLSYGANQRATYFWLATYADRILRGEKPANLPVFQPTKFELVVNLRTAERLGIDLDKSSILFRANRVIE; encoded by the coding sequence TTGGCAGCGCCGCGCCGTCCCCGTGCCGAGCCCAAAAGCTCAAAATCAAGATTATCTGCAGATTATCTGAATGCCGGCTTTAAGCGCGGAAAGCCTGTTCAAGCCATATTGGCCGGCATGAACCGACGAGATTTCATTGCATTTCTGGGTGCGGCGATGGCGTGGCCGTCCGCTGCATTCGCGCAGGATTCGGCAAAAGTTTATCGTATTTTCTGGGTATCCACCGACTCCCAGCCCGACCCGTTCCTGGCCGGGTTTCGGGAGGGATTGCGGGCGCGGGGCTATATCGAGGGAAAGAACGTTACCTTCGAGCTGCACTATGCACCCGGCAATCCGCAGGCGCTCCGCGAGGTCGTATCCGAACTGAGGCGAGGGAACATCGACCTGGCCGTGTCGAGCGGCCCGGCGACGCGGGCGATGACGGCGGTAACGGACGTTCCGGTCCTGTTTGCGTTGAGTGGCGACCCGGTGGAGTTGGGCATCGTCAACAGCCTCGGAGAGCCCGGCGGCAATTTCACCGGTTCGACCTTCCTTTCGCTTGAGCTGGCGGGCAAGAGGGTTGAACTGCTGAAGGAAGCCGTGCCGACGGTGCGCAGGCTTGCCGTGTTTTCAAACACCCTTCATCCGGGAGAACAATCGGAGTGGCGCGCGACCAGCGAAGCCGCCAGGGCGCTGGGCATCGAGACCGTCTACGTTCCCTTTGCCGGCAAAAGCGAACTGGACAAGGGACTGGCGGCGGCAGGAGACGCTCGAGCGGACGCGTTACTGGTCTTTCCGGACGTCCTCACGATGGTGCATCGAGCCAAAATTGCCGACTTCGCTATCACGCATAGGCTGCCGTCGATGTTCGGCTGGGGCGAATATTGCGACGCCGGCGGACTTCTGAGCTACGGCGCGAACCAGCGGGCGACCTATTTCTGGCTGGCGACTTATGCTGACCGGATCTTGCGCGGCGAAAAGCCCGCCAATCTCCCGGTTTTTCAGCCCACCAAATTCGAGCTGGTCGTGAATCTCAGGACGGCCGAACGGCTCGGTATCGACCTGGATAAATCTTCAATTCTTTTCCGCGCCAATCGAGTGATCGAATGA
- a CDS encoding winged helix-turn-helix domain-containing tetratricopeptide repeat protein, whose amino-acid sequence MVLKYRFAEFEIDLSQQELRRLGEAVHIEPQVFDLIVHLVRNHDRIVSKDELIETIWNGRIISEAALSSRINGARRALGDNGNDQALIRTLHKRGFRFVGNVQAVSALEADAQAVRLVPDDDAAAAGVPVSVSVSAEVRRLDDVVSESVKAEAVTRPSIAVLPFGNMSDDPENDYFSYGLTEDIIRLLARNRWLSVISRHSTVAFQGRTVDAREIGEQLGVRYVMVGSVRKSRDTVRITAELVRAADRKQLWSDKYDLQLEYIFDIQEEMARQIAATIEPELSKVEQQLAARKAPESLDAWDCYQRGLWNLWRFTTPGFDLAESYFQRAIAADPNFARGHGALSYVNIQRAFIDEPKDRAARLETALRQGRHAVALDELDCFCHCALGRALCLIHQNDEALATLDVSLELNPSFAQAYFAQGFNMLWHGREIEAETLLDRATMLSPRDSHISAFHHVRSWAHFSLGEYDIAVEFARRATRQPSVTYQAFASLAASLGLLGDRAQAQTAAAELLQRKPNYSTGTARQEFFFCNDIGFIDRFVEGLRVAGIPATG is encoded by the coding sequence GTGGTATTAAAATACCGATTTGCCGAGTTTGAGATTGACCTCAGCCAGCAGGAACTGCGCCGGCTCGGGGAGGCGGTTCATATTGAGCCCCAGGTATTCGATCTCATCGTTCACCTCGTGCGCAACCACGACCGGATTGTCAGCAAGGATGAGCTGATCGAGACGATCTGGAACGGCCGGATCATCTCCGAGGCGGCGCTCTCCAGCCGCATCAATGGCGCCCGGCGCGCGCTTGGCGACAACGGAAACGACCAGGCCCTGATTCGGACGTTGCACAAGCGTGGCTTCCGCTTCGTCGGCAATGTTCAGGCCGTCAGCGCCCTGGAAGCGGATGCACAGGCGGTTCGGCTCGTTCCTGACGACGATGCCGCGGCGGCAGGTGTCCCCGTCAGCGTCTCGGTTTCTGCGGAAGTGCGCCGCCTTGATGATGTCGTGTCGGAATCCGTGAAGGCCGAGGCCGTCACGCGGCCGTCGATCGCCGTGTTGCCGTTCGGGAACATGTCCGACGATCCGGAAAACGACTATTTCAGCTACGGCCTGACCGAGGACATTATTCGTCTGCTCGCCCGTAACCGATGGCTTTCGGTCATCTCGCGACACTCGACCGTGGCGTTCCAGGGACGAACGGTGGACGCACGTGAAATCGGCGAGCAGCTCGGCGTCAGGTATGTGATGGTCGGCAGCGTGCGCAAGAGTCGCGACACGGTACGGATCACGGCGGAACTGGTCCGGGCCGCGGACAGAAAGCAGTTGTGGTCCGACAAATACGACCTGCAGCTCGAATATATCTTCGATATCCAGGAGGAGATGGCACGGCAGATCGCCGCAACGATCGAGCCAGAGCTGTCGAAGGTCGAGCAGCAGCTCGCCGCCCGCAAGGCGCCGGAAAGCCTGGACGCCTGGGACTGCTACCAGCGCGGCCTATGGAATCTGTGGCGCTTCACCACGCCGGGATTCGACTTGGCGGAATCCTATTTTCAGCGGGCGATTGCCGCCGATCCTAATTTTGCGCGCGGCCACGGCGCGCTCAGCTACGTCAATATTCAACGCGCGTTCATTGACGAACCGAAGGATCGCGCGGCGCGGCTGGAAACGGCGCTGCGCCAGGGGCGCCATGCAGTGGCGCTCGACGAACTCGATTGTTTCTGCCACTGCGCGCTCGGACGCGCTTTGTGCCTGATCCATCAGAACGACGAGGCGCTGGCAACGCTCGATGTGTCGCTGGAGCTCAATCCGAGTTTTGCGCAGGCCTATTTCGCCCAGGGGTTCAACATGCTGTGGCACGGACGGGAGATCGAGGCGGAAACGCTGCTCGATCGGGCGACCATGCTGAGCCCGCGCGACAGCCATATTTCTGCTTTCCACCACGTCCGCTCCTGGGCGCACTTTTCCCTTGGCGAGTATGACATAGCGGTAGAATTCGCGCGGCGGGCGACACGGCAGCCCAGTGTCACCTATCAGGCGTTTGCGTCACTGGCAGCGTCGCTCGGACTTCTCGGGGATCGGGCGCAGGCGCAAACGGCGGCCGCCGAACTGCTGCAGCGCAAGCCGAACTACAGCACCGGGACGGCACGGCAGGAGTTTTTCTTCTGCAACGACATCGGCTTCATCGACCGCTTCGTCGAAGGGCTGCGCGTAGCGGGAATTCCGGCAACTGGCTGA
- a CDS encoding LysR family transcriptional regulator, with protein MIDKLELLLALAKERHFGRAAEACGVTQPTMSTSLKQLEEILGVMLVQRGSRFQGFTPEGERTLDWARRIVGDARAMRQEINSLKDKLSGEIRLAAIPTVLGMVASLTTPFRARYPDVRFRVQSCTSADVLGLLENLEVDAGLTYIENEPIGKVRTIPLFNETYRLLTSPDAMFGDRKQVTWKEVGQVPLCLLTPDMQNRRIIDRALRSVGAEATPSLTSNSLLVLYTHVKTGRWASVMPAKLAETLGLSDSVRSIPIVDPVVDYSVGLVIPQRDPMTPLIAALVQVAREVAPTLEDRAGA; from the coding sequence TTGATCGATAAGCTTGAACTGCTGCTGGCGCTGGCCAAGGAACGGCATTTTGGACGGGCTGCGGAGGCCTGCGGCGTCACCCAGCCGACCATGTCGACCAGCCTCAAGCAGCTCGAGGAAATTCTCGGTGTCATGCTGGTGCAGCGTGGGTCGCGGTTCCAGGGTTTTACGCCGGAGGGCGAGCGCACGCTCGACTGGGCGCGGCGTATCGTCGGCGACGCCCGCGCGATGCGGCAGGAGATCAACAGCCTCAAGGACAAGCTCTCCGGCGAGATTCGGCTTGCCGCGATCCCGACCGTGCTCGGCATGGTGGCGTCGCTGACGACGCCGTTCCGCGCGCGCTACCCTGATGTGCGCTTTCGTGTTCAGTCCTGCACCTCGGCCGACGTGCTGGGCCTGCTGGAAAATCTCGAGGTCGATGCCGGGCTGACCTATATCGAGAACGAGCCGATCGGCAAGGTGCGCACCATTCCACTCTTCAACGAGACCTATCGCCTGCTGACGTCACCCGATGCCATGTTCGGTGATCGCAAGCAGGTGACCTGGAAGGAAGTAGGCCAGGTGCCGCTGTGCCTGCTGACGCCCGACATGCAGAACCGCCGCATCATCGACCGCGCGTTGCGCTCGGTAGGCGCGGAGGCCACGCCGTCGCTGACCTCGAATTCATTGCTGGTCCTCTACACCCACGTGAAGACCGGGCGCTGGGCAAGCGTGATGCCGGCAAAACTGGCGGAGACCCTGGGGTTGTCCGACTCCGTCCGCAGCATTCCGATCGTCGATCCCGTCGTCGACTACAGCGTCGGGCTGGTGATCCCGCAGCGCGACCCGATGACGCCGCTGATCGCGGCGCTGGTGCAGGTCGCCCGCGAAGTCGCGCCGACGCTGGAAGATCGCGCGGGCGCCTAA
- a CDS encoding adenylate/guanylate cyclase domain-containing protein, translating to MTRPRRSLFIKYFVTLFVAVVTPLMLGSATEAWFAFRDNRFDLNELLQVEARSAADRIQAFTDGIRDQLGWVVQFPWTQGEDERRRIDGLRLLQQVPAIVSLSLVDPTGTERVFVSRVSMNRTGRGADMSADPAVVGARANRVWYGPVHYQRDSEPYMRIAVAGNRTAAGVVVADINLKLIWDIIAAIKIGDTGHALIVDDTGRLVAHPDISLVLRSGAGAGDFDSLKSVVSAANGSAVATTGEDGKPVVALSVRAPNVGWTVIAELPVREAFESIRAALWRSLVLIAIGIAFALVLAYWRACRMWGPIRQLEAGVERIGMGQFDHRVTIESGDELQQLAIRFNQMAEELGASQQKSERINRLKQFLAPQVAELVEHSDQRLLDAQRREVVAIFGDLRGFTAFTARAKPDAILAVLRQYYEAIGAVTARHEATLIRFAGDGVMVLVNAPVACENPAHRGIRLAIDMQAAVQSLAGAWNADGCAIGFGVGVAMGPATVGTLGYQGRLDYTAIGNVVNLASRLCSLADDGQILVDPVVTEHVRDSVALVSIGERAIKGYDREVEVFAVVRKYAPIRHFDHPFHPANVPTAAAACAGSAPKLAPADAG from the coding sequence TTGACTCGTCCGCGACGCTCCCTGTTCATCAAGTACTTCGTCACGCTGTTTGTCGCGGTGGTGACGCCGCTCATGCTTGGTTCCGCGACCGAAGCCTGGTTCGCGTTTCGCGACAATCGCTTCGATCTCAATGAACTCCTTCAGGTCGAGGCCCGCTCCGCAGCAGACCGGATACAAGCCTTCACCGATGGAATTCGCGATCAGCTCGGTTGGGTCGTGCAGTTTCCCTGGACCCAGGGCGAGGACGAACGGCGCAGGATCGACGGGCTGCGGTTGTTGCAGCAGGTACCGGCGATCGTTTCGCTCTCGCTGGTCGACCCGACCGGCACCGAACGGGTTTTCGTTTCCCGCGTCAGCATGAACAGAACCGGTCGCGGCGCCGATATGTCGGCAGATCCTGCGGTCGTCGGCGCGCGCGCCAACCGGGTCTGGTACGGCCCGGTGCACTATCAGCGCGATTCCGAGCCTTACATGCGGATCGCGGTTGCGGGAAACCGCACCGCTGCCGGGGTTGTCGTTGCCGACATCAACCTGAAACTGATCTGGGACATCATCGCGGCGATCAAGATCGGCGATACGGGCCACGCGCTGATCGTCGACGACACTGGAAGGCTGGTTGCCCATCCGGACATCAGCCTTGTGCTGCGCAGCGGTGCCGGGGCAGGGGATTTCGACAGCCTCAAGTCCGTCGTCAGCGCCGCGAACGGATCGGCGGTCGCCACGACCGGCGAGGACGGCAAGCCCGTTGTTGCGCTCTCGGTGCGTGCCCCCAACGTGGGTTGGACGGTGATCGCGGAGCTGCCCGTCCGCGAGGCGTTCGAATCGATCCGCGCCGCGCTGTGGCGTTCTCTGGTGCTCATCGCCATCGGCATCGCATTCGCACTTGTCCTCGCCTATTGGCGGGCGTGCCGCATGTGGGGACCGATCAGGCAACTGGAGGCCGGCGTCGAACGGATCGGGATGGGGCAGTTCGACCATCGCGTCACGATCGAAAGCGGCGACGAACTGCAGCAATTGGCGATCCGCTTCAATCAGATGGCGGAGGAACTCGGGGCCTCGCAGCAGAAGTCCGAGCGCATCAATCGCCTGAAGCAATTCCTTGCCCCGCAGGTAGCCGAACTGGTTGAACACTCCGATCAGCGGCTGCTGGACGCACAGCGGCGGGAAGTGGTCGCGATTTTCGGCGATCTGCGCGGCTTCACCGCGTTTACCGCGCGTGCCAAGCCCGATGCCATTCTGGCCGTGCTGCGGCAATATTACGAGGCCATTGGCGCCGTCACGGCCCGCCATGAGGCAACCTTGATCCGCTTTGCCGGTGACGGCGTGATGGTCCTCGTCAACGCGCCGGTTGCTTGCGAGAACCCGGCACACCGCGGCATTCGGCTTGCAATCGACATGCAGGCTGCCGTGCAATCCCTGGCCGGGGCCTGGAACGCCGATGGCTGCGCCATCGGGTTCGGCGTGGGCGTGGCGATGGGACCCGCGACCGTCGGAACCCTCGGTTATCAGGGACGCCTCGATTACACGGCGATCGGAAACGTCGTCAATCTGGCGTCACGGCTTTGCAGTTTGGCCGATGACGGGCAGATCCTGGTAGACCCGGTTGTCACCGAGCATGTCAGGGACAGCGTTGCGCTTGTCTCCATCGGAGAGCGGGCCATCAAGGGCTACGATCGTGAAGTCGAGGTTTTTGCCGTGGTTCGCAAGTACGCGCCGATCCGGCATTTCGATCATCCGTTCCATCCTGCGAACGTGCCAACTGCCGCAGCGGCATGTGCCGGGAGTGCGCCAAAGCTTGCTCCGGCAGATGCCGGTTGA